ACTAGGAACTATATCTAAAAGCCTTTGTAACTATTTCAAACATGACACTGCTCAGTAAAAAAAGCCTCACACAATGTTCAGATTATTTAAGAGCAGGAATTATAGCACTCAACTGTGTAGAATTGAAGCTGAAATGTGGTTGCATTCCCTTATTTATGTCAGGAAATGCATGTCAGTCTTTGAATTCGTCATTGTCCACCTTgttatttttcataattcatcAACATTTTAAAAGTAGGTAGAACTAGTTAACATTACCTTTGTTAGAATTTTCATTTATCTTATATGGTTGTAAATTTGTGAGCTTttgcattatgtaattttttccttttatctaATGGTTGCCATGGTCATGAATTAGGTACTGGAAATTGTCTCTTTTAGTGCACCGGGATAAATGCCCTCATCCTCAGGCTCATCAAACatttatcaaattaaataaatcttttaaaGAATTGCAAGATCCAAATAAGGTAAGTTTCTCATGCATATGGGGTTAATATGTGAATCTATTAAATGCTTCTATTTTTGCAGTCACATTCTGTGATACttcttttcattcatcaaaattgAGATCTCATACAGTTGACTTGGCATATGCTTGGAAACCTCTAATAGCtgaaacttatttttttgagtGCAATAATCATATGCATAGGGCATTAAATATTTCATTGTGAAGAGTATAACTGTATTTAAGATTAGCCACTACTTGTACTTGGCTTTTTGTAATTTCCAAATGGTACAAGCCATCATATTTATCTACTATCATTGCAGAGGTCACCAAGTTATGGATTTATATAAACTGTGGGCTCTAGATGCTCACTGATAGCCTGatgtataatttaatttggaCTTTCATATTTTCATCACTAATGACCAAGGTAAATAGGTAAAATAAGCCCTACGTCATCTATTTGGGCTTGCTTGTCTAGGTAGCCTTCATTTAAGGTTATAATAATTAGGTGGAGAACTTGGAACTAATGGGCTGTGAAGGAGGACAACTTTAGTGagtagtccttttttttttttttattggtcatTATCATTAGTTagatatttttaattctttaactTGATTTTTCTAATTGTGTTGGACATTTTAAAATGTTCTGCTTAGGTTTTGACCAATTTAAATTAgttcatttttttcttgttaggtTGTATACCATTATGTTGGTCATAGTTGAACTGCTTGGGACATCATTGAGTTTCTATATTACATATAAGAACTAAAGACAGATTGATAGGACTTTTCCTCCCACTTTATGGTCAAGTGTCTGCCTTATGGCATGTATTAACTGTTAAGTGGCTTTATGAATTTTTCTTAGCTAAGAAAATTGTGAACAAAGCTATGTAGGATTTGCATGTTGGCTAATGCACTTTTTCACATGAACAGCAAGGCAACCAAGGGTGGGAGGAGAGTCATTGCTCGAAGAATAGCAAAGGGCCGGTCAAGAATTACGGCTTAGCATCCTTGCCTCTagtttgaataaaaatattcttgACATAGTTTTTAGTGACCTTTCTCGACAGTCATTTCAACCGTggaaaatagtatttttgacggtttttagtacttttttcaATGGTTTCAACTGTCGAAAATAAGCCAAATTTCTTGTAGTGGTACATAATGTGGTCCTCACTCCTCACCATAAATAGATCAAGAAGACTATGCCAACAAGTTGTTAGAGGAAGTAACTGATTGTTGTAGGTGGTTGAACTGTTGTTGCTTATTGCATAAGATGATatgattaatattttgacatacAATGCCACAGAATGATAAACTCCCTCTTCAATGAACAACTTGTGCAATTTTAAAGTTCTTCTGCATGTATTGCattgaattttgacaaaatatGTTTTGGTTTTCTGTattttagatatgattttttttttttgtcttttattccTCCCTTACTGTGGACATTACTTGCTTAATCTCGTAGAGTAAAAATGTAGGTTTCAATTGTTGGTGTTTATTATTAAATCTTTATATATAGTTCATGTTGATGCTTTgtgttcttttcatttttttcttacaGTGCGTAGCCTCTCACCCTGACACAAGGATGTTGTTCCTCAATTGTAATTTATTCATCTGTGAGTCTAATATTCTAAAGGTTTTGATGGTACTTTAGTAGCCTTTAAAGTTCAcaatttttcttcatcattATATAACTAAGAAGTATAATCTTCAAATGGCAGAACAAAGATCACATTATGACAATATGATGATGCAAATGTTGAGTTATATCATCTCACAATCAGCTCAATCTAGCAGTGATCACTAAGGTATGAAGATCAACTCAAGCTAGTCGGTGTTTAATGAAATGCCTTCaagtttaaaactttaatttcCGCTCtcatatatattgtttgtaAGGTATTTGAAGAAATGCCTTcaagtttaaaactttttactaTTCTGTTATCTATATATCGTCTTTTTTCAAAGGAGTTTGCTGTCTTTCATTTAGCTTATGCTTATCTTTTACTATTGATTTTTAAGGTTGCTTATAGTTAGTTTATGCCTAAaattcactttctttctttggatGAATAATCCTGAAGTGGGTGAGTTTTGAGCAAGAAAATtttgtactttaaaaaatatttgctaAGGCCGAAACTTTATGGGTATAACTATAAAGGCAAGGGAAAATGATGATTTTTCTCTTTGTACTAGGGATGACATTGATGGGTCtaaataaactataaataaCTGAATTGGAAATGGGATGAGGAATTTCCCAATGTGAAATTAGTAGTTCTAATGGGTTAGGAAATCTGAAACTTTTTTGAGTTATCTATGCTTTCACAGAAATTTACTGGTTAATTGCATTTGGGTAATATTGGTTTGGAATTATGCAAGGTGAAAATTGAAGGTTATGGTTGTGGTGAGAAGTGGGTGGGAAATCTTTCAATGTCTTGGTGCTTGACTTTGGAGTTTGGACGCCATGGCAATGGGGAAGGGAGGAGCTGATATTTTGGATCGTTATGGGTTTAATTTTGAGGATATTGGAAGTGGGTGCAAGGAATTTAAGGCTGTCTAAGAGCTTGGATGAGGAGGCACATTGCccttatatatttaattatcaaataattttatctttattgcACATCTTTGTTTAATCTCACAATTCTTTCAGGTTTTGATTCCCATACTGTGGTCAGATATAATTCTGCTAACTTTAGGCCCCTTCTTTTGCAACATACCAGCGGAATGGTTTGAAAGAATTTtgtattcataaaaaattgtgcatttagTCTACCTTCATTGGTCATCTGGATTGGATCATTGATTAAATTAACTATACTattctttctaaattttctctAGTCTGATGACCattgtttgattttctctagGCAAGGATTAATGAATTGGCCCAGCAACTACAACAGATTCAGCTAAGCAACTCCAACCAAATGCAGTACTCCCATGCACCCTAATATCTTCTATTGATTCTTGCATACGTTAGTTTGGCCTAATGGGTGCATAATTAGTATGTTAGTGCTTTCAGCTGCTGTGAACAAGGTTATGTCGTTTATCTGTACGTACTACAAATGGCGTTTCCCCTCTTATATTCAAATGGATTAGTGGTGTTTAAATATCTCTCTGTTTCAGATATTCCGTTTTGGATATTCTTTGGCTGGATACTTGGCAGCATTGCTTCTATCAAGCTATAGACAATCAATTTTATAGCTTATTTCACAATATATGAGGCCATTGATATCACTTTTGCTATACATCAATATCACAGCATATcatctcaagtctcaacaattgtgaatttttttgttgtgtgtgtgtgtatatatatatatatatatgtttttgtgcaaaattgtggtttaaaaaaaaaaaaaattttgagggtcAAGTGACCCCTTAAATAACCTAATTGATCAAGGGTTGTAAATGTAAATCTTTTAAACCTTGGTAAAAGGTTATTTAAGGGTCTCTTGTCCCTCAAACTAAGATAGAACACTTGTTTTAAGTGCCACGAAGgccttcaaaattttctttttgatggtATAAGTTTCAAAGGTTATGATGGGTCAATTGGATTCtcaaaatagtttttctcaaggtttattaatacattttttaagGGTTTTGACCCTTGAAAAAGTCAGATTTGTTGTAGTGTTTTTGACTGGTACTATGTAGAATAATCACTTTTACATTAAGGATCTCCcaatttcactaaaaaaaacccTCCTAATCACAGTACATGCTGCGGCTATTCTACCCTTACATGAAAGTAATGAAACtactaataaaataagaattaatttttctattcctttagtaaaaaaaaaatcaccggCCTTAAATTTGGCAAACCCTAGGATGACTTCTTTATACATATACAAAAAAATGACTACAAGTTTGGTGTTCAACACAAAATAGAGTTATGGCTATTTCTATATCGGTTTGGGTATCTTGGATTGTTGTTGTTATGGCTATTTATGTTAGTATTTTGTGGATTTTCAATCTTTGGGTTGAGTTttttagagaaagaatgagaaaatttggaaattattagtttttgtttttgtttttcaagcAATGTATCAATGTATGTTTATGACTAGATTCTAGAAATATTCAAtaatctagttttgtatctttGATGTGGTATTTTGGATGAAATGAAAATGTTCACAAGTTTTATCTTTTGGATTGAATTCTTTGACTTTTGAGGAGTTAAGAAGAACCAATAATTACTTTAATTGTGAGTTCTActtaactcaactagtaaagttttttgTGGTTGAATAAAAGACCTAGGTTCAACCCTTCGCTTACACAAAAAACTTATTGAtttcttggtctaatgataaataGTACAATTATTAGAATtagacgccataagttgaaactttattaaaaaaaaagaaatcgtTTCAATTGGTTTAAGTAGTTTGGAAAGTGTCAATTTGGAGTGTATGCATAATGTATAAAATATAGTATTAACTTAGCTATTTCCTTTGTCAGCTTGCCTAAATTGTAGGAGATAATCCTACCAACAATAATTTCTGGACTTATAATTAACATATAAAGGTATTAACTTTCTTGAGACATCAAAATCTAAGTATTGTTAAACCCAAATCTGAAATAGAATTAAGGTTTTTGTATCCTCCACAGGGGATCTGGAAATAACAAATAAGAGATGGTAAATAGTGACACTGCTGTCTTCAAATACATATATTTCCCTTTAACAATGTTCACAACCAATCATCAGTCCCCTCTATACTAGTCCAAAAATTCACCCCCACAAATCTCATCCTATTTGTAacagcaaaatatgcaaaaaccAATGAATTAAACAACATCAAATACAATAAGGATTCCAATCCAAATTAACCTAGAACACGTGAGGAAAGCCTACACACGCGTACACACATTTTTACTAACTTGGTAGAACTTAGATATAGTACCCAAGGAACTGTATCTAACTCTTTTGGATCCCATCACCATTGTAATCAGGATACCACTTGAataacttccaaacaaataagCTAATAGAATTGtgaatcttttttgttttggtaagaTACTTGCATATACTTAAAAGaagttaaattttaattatagaCCAAGGGCTAGCAGAACTAGGATCCTCTTTATTTCAATTGAAATGGAGGTAGTCCAAATCTTTGGCGAACATAGGGGCATATTACTTAATCCCCACCCAATCCCTTTATCAGGCAAGCTACTGCCTTGGTGCTGGTGATTACAGAAACATTGTCTGCTCTCTCACTTGTTAAGGGCAAGGGAAGTATTCTGCTATATTTATACTAATATTACAAATAATGCGTAGATCTGCATCGTTGATGCTAAGAACAGAATGGTTATTACAGGATGCATATGAATGTAATATGACaaactttatttgatttaatgGTGGCAGACTTCTCTTGGTGTATGAcataatttatttgatttagcaGAAGCAGACTTCTCTTGGTGTGTTGAGTTTGGTTTAAGAGTTGAACGTGTAGGTCTTGGAGTCAAGTTTGATGGCTCTTAGCCCTCCAATTGGTGCTAGAATCATCAGCAGGAGGCCCAGCATAATGCAGATCTAAAATTAAGCACGCTGAATAAGTATTTGTTCTGAGCTTTAAAGCAAATTATTACATGATGCATATGAATGTAATATGACaaactttatttgatttaatgGTGGCAGACTTCTCTTGGTGTATGAcataatttatttgatttaacaGCAGCAGACTTCTCTTGGTGTGTTGAGTTTGGTTTAAGAGTAGAACTTGTAGGTCTTGGCGTCAAGTATGATGGCTCTAAGCCCTCCAATTGGTGCTAGAATCATCAGCAGGAGGCCCAGTATAATGCATATCTAAAATTAAGCACGCTGAATAAGTACTTGTTCCGAACTTTAAAGCGAATCAAAATACAACAAAGACAAGGAGGAACTATCTGAATTGAACATACCCAGTTGGTACACCAAGATAAGCTAAACATCTTTGGCTTGTAGACGGCAAGCCACATGATACAAGGGATCTGAAGAATGATACAGGAAAGAGTAAGCATTGTTATGAATCCTTCGTTGTAAGGCATTCCATTGAATAAGAGTCTcatattcataatttttcatttttgtttttagaggGATGAATGAGGCTTACAAAGTATGTTGTAGGTGCAAATGCAAATCCTCCAAAGAATCCCAGAAGACCACCAAAAAAAGGGAAGGTAATGGCCACAAACATTGTTAATGCTGAATGACAGAAAACCTTATGAGAATAAAACCTAATCTGAGGATGTTATTTCATGTTTAGGAACACAATATCTGATGAGGAGGGGATTTTACTTACCAACATATACAGTTCTTGCAGTAAACCGAAGTATTCTTGTGGGTCtaaaatgcattttctttacCAATACAGATTCTATCATGTCAAATACCGGCATTGCATATATCTACATTAACACAATAAAAGCAAAATCTTGATGAGCAGCCAATTTAGTGGCTAGTCAATAGAAAAGAGCTAGTAGAAAGCATACCTGATAGCTGCCAATAACATGGATGACGACAAACGCGTTAGCTGCTATGATAAGCCCTTCAGGTTTCTGTAATGAGCTGAGGATGTTACTGTCAACATTGTTGCCAAACACGTAATATCCAATGAGAGCAACTGGGAAGTAGCACAAGGCCACAATAATATAGCCAACAACCGCTCCCTTCCACATAGGCCCCTTAGATGGTTTCTCAGGTGTAGAAGGAATTGTTGCTTGGATCTCTAAAACAACATTGTGTCCTGCATATGCAAAACCTATGGTGCCCAAGGCATTGAAGAAGTCTAAGACTTTTCCTGATGTGGTTGAGTCTTTGTAGCTATAATTGACACCCTGCTGAACACCCTTGTGGACAGAAGCTGTCCAGGCAATAGTAGAGTAACTGCATGACAACCACAATATCAAACATGGTTGTTTTTTAACAATACATGTAAGTTTGAAATGTAACGGCCCTCCAGTAGAACTTCTCTTCTGCCAAAATGcatgtttgttttctttgttattgttattgttttgtttacttTTACATCTTAGCATTTTGATATCTCTTTATAACTCATTAATACTTTTTCATTGCTAATTTAGCAGTCATTACTCATTAGAGTGCCAATTAACATTTAACTCATTACACTTTCTTAGTTCTTTTTAATGACTGTTCAAAATTTTCTTCCTCTGACCAACTTATGTACTCTCTGATTTCTCCAGAGGctagtgtaagtgcacaattgcacctggacccaagaacagttatgggctcaggcccaatgagccttaaacaataaaaatttgtagagagtgggcttgaaacccaggttagaagtgagtgaagattaaatgacaaactaaagattgccagtatttggaaacagcaagaagtaatataaataggtctcctcggacgtaggcGAGAGCATTctttatattatctctctctctttgtcctttttctttttaggttacaaaaagtccgtccctcATTTCATTGCATTTCTGGatctccccttaaatactcttcttttaatactttatacgcgtgttgccccaactcctcccttagcctagatatttcttttcttagtgcgcTTTGAACGatcagaagtttcccttccacgttcaagtgtcacctccccattaatgcggccgggGTAGTGGGTgcggtctttaatgtggaggtagcggcctttacttttgacactttcccaacatcgggcttctaggacattcaagggttcaccccacTTTAACCACGCGAGTCTTGAGTGTCATTCACTAACACAATGTACCATGAAGTCCGGGTTCTCGAGGTGttagtccgaggagaaaaacatcctcggctagATCCTTGGATCCTCGGCGCGTGGGCCGACCTAAAGtaccaacaagccctaaacccaagagcggtcggccttccttagtaAGGCCCGacggcccatatccctattaagatctttttaccccccacaatagcccctcaaaactctaattttcgacatccgaggagaaaaatagggttttgatacGACGAGGAGCCTGCTccacacactttataagtgatggcacgtgtggaaatcatttCGCGTCCcggaagatgacacttggcggttttattttcaaaaacgcgcgcatttattgtaagttactctttgtcccccacgttcaacggtgagatgggcatccaacggttctcattactccacaaaattttaggcgggacggacataatttcgaggccgccttttcgcacgtctgacgcttcgggaacttgcgctttcatttaagtcatcggggatcaatcccatcaaaacaacaacgaTCATTCTTCACGAGTAATAGTAAAAACCGTGGAAACCGTagcttcaactttgtaagttcttgctctctctagtctttgaccttttctcctcggatacggtcctcggctatcactacaatcactctcccttttagagtttagtcatCGTCTtttgtaatgggaaaattcaagtgtctagtggATACGCCGCGGGATGGagggctttagagccaaataccatattcccggcgacgtagggttagaatctTGCCGACGGAAACCTTGGTGGCCGATTCTAGGAAAGaaggagaggttatcattcctatgatagccttcatagagggtgggatgacccacCAATGAaaccgtaatgagggagtatcttcgcaaccacggttgtgccccgaccaatgccttccaaacgtctttagagttctaggtagtgtagatgctctaaacgagcagatgggtttaaacctcacatggcacgatgtcgtgttcctatatgagtcccacaaactctctaaggtaggttattacatgaaatctcggtccagtaccgttaggctaatctcggTCCAgtaccgttaggctaatctcggTCCAgtaccgttaggctaatctcctgtctgcccaaatcaaacaaaggcatgaaggacgactacttgatcgtgtctgggaactggcacgatggcttccactgcccagttcagtggggCGATCCGAGTGCGAcgccataggattaatctccccacagcACGACTTCTCTTAACACATACACAtagaaatgcgtattcacacttacttaaatttgttaaacttcTATATAAAtcgaccaagtttgtttgtttgatgtcttttgcgagataagcaacacgtgcgtcctcgtctaagtCACCAACGTCGCGGATCTAAACcggtacttcgctccgaggtgttcgttagtgaaacCCTGAAACTCCGAGCTACTCATCTTATTCTCCCAGGTActccccctttccaaagacttccggGAGATGAGAGGACGTCATTATTGCGGGCGGCCAGAAGAcgaagaggataaacgtagcgcGGTCCCATTTTTGGACGGACCGTGACCTCCCgaacgctcctaacaccattacGTACAACCGGGCGTGCGCCGGTCCCCCCTTGCCGTGCACTCACTGAGCAAGCGTCATTCCGGAGAAGAGcgggtgtcttcttcacacacacttgacgacgagatagatcaattccatctcgaagacaccgaaagacctcacGGGAACCGGTTTGTGGTACTTCcagacgaggaagaagaagccaccgagaCCTGCGGAATTGCGGgagtttgtagttgcccttcccgaggacgacaaagaagaagacatgggacgaatggagggtctccttaCCAACGGGGTACAAGTTGCGGCGAAAAAGAAACGGGGACGTCCCGAGTTCCCCGgcttacctcctcctcctcctcgaGCCAAAGCGCCGTGGGGATCccgaagaagaggaagggggatgatGAGGGGACAActactaaagaccccaagaaaccacgccaacaactcccaccggccccgGCGAGGACAAAGGCAGGCGAGCCCGAACCGGGAAATCGGGGATGAGGCTGAGTGCGCCGAGCACCCACTGGTCCCAGGAGCtgaggctggacggcgctcccatATCTGCCGATccggtataagggcggttcaacaaggccatgcccaccacttggccgaggcCACAGAACGCCTGTACgccgcccaaggacatggagaccttggaaaagatgggccggccacaactattcctttccctaaaaagagacttagcggcggtaagtgtttctccttttaacaatatttataagtaagctTGCTGCGGCTATTCCTAACTCCATTATACTTTGTTAcgggctattcaggaggtctttgtagctgaaaagtttattgaagacgctcggaaagtagccggGCGGAAATGAGCTCGAAATAAATAAGGCCGGCGAGAAAACCTTAGGTAcggcccttgccgagaacgagaagtgacctcggaggtagcagaatttgagagagaagaatggggtcgagtcaaacttgaagaccatgaagacccgaATAGAAGGAcggcgcaagctccttcatgaaagagatgaagagctctcccgaGCTcgaagggagtgctcggatcttaAGAAGCAAGCGGCggcgatgaaggaagaagccggctccttccaactctctcttcgaGGCGCAAGCgagcaagtttcgatgaaggggtagccaccACCGCAGCGAGCGAcggaggagttcgcggctttatgccgcgaatacgtcaaaagtatgggggaagctttaaacgtagcggAGTTCCTcgatcttcggatttgaggaagtcgagaacgtttggcttcccctagaaatacgaggagattgaagaggctcctgcggCTACTCCTACCACGAGACACAACTCTTCCCCCTTACCTCCGATTGTCCCAGCGCAAATTCACGATCCTACGAGAACCTTAacggttccaataaagagaaggaaggaggagtggatgcgAGAGAAGGACTTGAAGCCGGACAGCGGAACCCATCGTCCTTTCAACAACGAcagtggataaaggaaagcagattatgactccttttgagctggagttgagaaagaccgagggcactagtacctctcagcaagatcctcctccaacagcatAGGActttagcttagggcttctctttttccatttttttttttttttgaattatatgtaatacatactcaattgattaatgaagagcgctttcgtttacttttcacttggattgtctctgtttttactttactctttttttgtacttattacaaaagtttcccattaagtcatatcaaaagtttctcagagtataaaaatctaactcgaaggcttgcacaatcataacttccacataatcacgCGTATAtcactaaagatttaatacaagatgacatagttaatacgtttgaacaatgccttgattaaaaaggaaagaggacttcatataacgattaagcccttataatgcataacactgtttctagtaggatgtaatatcagggaccattccttacacaaatttgctcaatacttaaagatataagacgtaagatccgagttaataaacgatgagtattaacatccagacacaatcagaagttaagtttaatcaaagtcatagtccgaagataaatcttaagcaatctttcgtttaattcttcaaaattgtaactgtaaatgacaagacatcaatttccacaaggtttgtggtccgagaatatgcacttaaccaagtttctgtttgattcttaaaaattataacttaaaatgttaattttcccaaagtaggaggtccgaagacacGGCATAaataaggttctgtttaacaaatgacaagacatcaatttccacaaggtttgtggtccgaggacgcacttaacca
This genomic stretch from Castanea sativa cultivar Marrone di Chiusa Pesio chromosome 1, ASM4071231v1 harbors:
- the LOC142614892 gene encoding lysine histidine transporter 1-like, with product MGDEATTNGYSNKTSNVDENLQRQKEIDEWLPITSSRNAKWWYSAFHNVTAMVGAGVLGLPSAMASLGWGPGVVILILSWVITLYTLWQMIEMHEMVPGKRFDRYHELGQHAFGEKLGLWIVVPQQLICEVGVDIVYMVTGGTSLKNIHDLACKKNCKSIKTTYFIMIFASVHFVISHLPNFNSITGISLAAAVMSLSYSTIAWTASVHKGVQQGVNYSYKDSTTSGKVLDFFNALGTIGFAYAGHNVVLEIQATIPSTPEKPSKGPMWKGAVVGYIIVALCYFPVALIGYYVFGNNVDSNILSSLQKPEGLIIAANAFVVIHVIGSYQIYAMPVFDMIESVLVKKMHFRPTRILRFTARTVYVALTMFVAITFPFFGGLLGFFGGFAFAPTTYFIPCIMWLAVYKPKMFSLSWCTNWICIILGLLLMILAPIGGLRAIILDAKTYKFYS